Proteins from a single region of Mustela erminea isolate mMusErm1 chromosome X, mMusErm1.Pri, whole genome shotgun sequence:
- the LOC116582403 gene encoding olfactory receptor 1D2-like: MVKGNLTIISEFLLLGLSEGPEHQALLFSLFLSMYLVAVVGNLLIVLAVCSDPHLHTPMYFFIASLSCVDICFTSVTVPKMLLNIQTQSQSIPYAGCLTQMYFLILFLELDNFLLAVMAYDRFVAICHPLHYTITMTPRFCITVMSVALIITNIYPLIHTFLMATLSFCASIRIRHIFCELYALLKLSCSNTHISELVVYTLGSFLFVAPFLFISLSYMHIFSAIRRLQSSQSKLKAFSTCSPHLAVVSLFYGTLFGVYLRPSSSYTTEDSVATVLYAVVAPMLNPFIYSLRNKDMKGALRSLLSWRKVWSW, encoded by the coding sequence ATGGTGAAAGGCAACCTAACCATTATCTCCGAATTCCTCCTCCTGGGACTGTCAGAGGGTCCCGAGCATCAGGCCCTGCTCTTCAGTCTGTTCCTGTCCATGTACTTGGTTGCCgtggtggggaacctgctcatCGTCCTGGCCGTCTGCTCTgacccccacctccacacccccatgtacttcttcatAGCCAGCCTATCCTGCGTTGACATCTGCTTCACCTCTGTCACCGTACCAAAGATGCTGCTCAATATCCAGACCCAGAGCCAGTCCATCCCCTACGCGGGATGCCTCACTCAGATGTATTTTCTAATCTTGTTTCTAGAACTGGACAATTTCCTCTTGGCAGTGATGGCCTATGACAGATTTGTAGCCATATGTCACCCTCTTCATTATACCATAACCATGACCCCCAGATTCTGTATCACAGTGATGTCCGTGGCTCTGATTATCACCAACATCTATCCTTTGATCCACACCTTCTTGATGGCTACGCTGTCATTCTGCGCAAGCATCAGAATCCGCCATATTTTCTGTGAACTTTACGCATTGTTAAAGCTTTCCTGTTCAAATACCCACATCAGTGAGTTGGTTGTTTACACCCTGGGGAGCTTTCTTTTCGttgctccttttctctttatttctctttcctacaTGCACATTTTCTCAGCCATCCGAAGACTTCAGTCTTCTCAGAGCAAGCTGAAAGCCTTTTCTACCTGCAGTCCCCATCTTGCTGTGGTGTCACTGTTCTACGGAACTTTATTTGGGGTGTATCTGCGACCTTCTTCTTCCTACACAACTGAGGACTCAGTGGCCACTGTGCTCTATGCGGTGGTGGCTCCCATGCTCAACCCGTTCATTTATAGCCTTAGGAATAAGGACATGAAAGGGGCCTTGAGGAGCCTCCTCAGCTGGAGAAAGGTCTGGTCTTGGTGA